GCACACGGCCATAACTTTGGAGCGATGATCGGAATGAGTCCCAAGGCTGACTTGGAAGAATTCCTCAGGAATATAAAGAAACTAATCTCGCCAAAATTTGATATTTGCACCCTGACATTTGTCTCGTTTTCACGGCAGCAGTAGAACTTTTGAGTTTAGAGTGCCAGCAAATCCCACAAACGCCGTCAAAGTTGAGGATTTTACCCTCGATCCAGCAAAAAATCTTCCTGGAACCTTAACACGAGTACATTTTCTTGGTGTATGTGTAAATTTTTGCTCCTGTTAAATCCATTTTGAGCCAAACGTTTGTGTTTATTATAACAGCTTTGGGAAACTCGTGTTTCGTTCGCCATTTTGAATGACTCTTgtctcgcgcatgcgcagtcgtTCTGCCGCGGTGTCAACACTGACTGTTAGCGCGAGGTGGAGAGTTGTGGAGCCTTCAAGGTATTTCGCCAGACATCAAACCATTACAACATTCATTCTCATTTACTGACTATATAGAAGCAATAGCAATATTAGTTTATTTTAAGGCAGAAATTCGCGTatttaaaattgaaattttTTGGATTTCTTGAATGCAGCGTTGCATCATTGAAGTCGCATGAGTATCACAAATATCACAGGCGAAGGGTCATAAGGTAATACAAGAGGGTTTTCTTTTGCCATAAGGTTTCTCCTGTAGCCTTTCTTGACTAAACTGGTTGCACTTCGTGAGTCTTTCCCgccatttctatatttttactGTTGTGACTGTCACACTGTTTTGTCCGCCGTTTTGTCCTACGACAAAAACTGACTTCCCACGTTGTCTCCTGTTTTTCCGGCttagttttcttttgtttgaaaCTGTACTTTGTGTTTTCACCATAAGCTTAAGTGATATTTTGGATAATTCTTCACttacaaacaataatttattCAGCTCCGAAATCAGTCGCCTGTAAATTCTGCGAAGGATTTGCATATTTCTCTGAGCCCTGATTGCGATGATAGATAGATAATGTGTTTATTAACCCTATTGCAGCGAAAGCTGAATTACAGGGCAGccagtatatatataatacatcCTTACATTTACATAACTTGTTGATAACGATAAGTACAGAAATTGTTGAGTCTATTCGTACGGCCGCAGATGGGGACAACAGACGCCGTACCGGACCGTAAACCATACCCATGGTGCGTTGCTACAGGAATAGGAATTAAGCGTTTAAGGGGGCCTCCGCGTTTGGCCTTTGCCACGAGAGCGATGCATGCCGTTTCTCTACGCTGGCATAGTGTTTCCAATCTAGCGTGTGATAATGCCTCATGGTAAGAGAGGTTTGGAAACACTATGCGCAGCACTTTTTTTTGGACCGATTCCACTAACTCTACCAAGTACTCTGGCAATGCCGACCAGACAGGCGAGGCATATTCAAGCACAGGTCTCATTGTGCTACAGTATACTTGAATAAGGTCGTTTGATGATAGACCGCTTTTCTTGAGCGCACGGATTGCATACAAACGCTTGGTGGCCTTCTTCACGATAGCATCACAGTGAGCGCTGTTGTTGTGTCAGTCTCACGGTAGGCCAGTCACAGTTGGGCTGATGACAAAGAGTTAGTGATTGCGGTCGGATTGCGTTGTTGTGTAATACTGCTTGGAGTTTTTCTACCAGTGGGTTCTAAGTGCATTGTTGATTGAGCGCGTTGGTACAGTTTACGGGCGACTCGAGTCCAACTTGTTTTTGCCACCCTGCATTTTCATTGTAGTCTTTTAACTATTTTATTCTACTTAATTTTACCttgattattgattattaataattaattgatctagttaaataaaagaaagggaaactaatcaaataattatatacaatcaaacaattatttaaCCGGAATAACCGGAAAATAATCTACAATACTATTTCTGTaattctttttcaaaaaaatatatatatataataattatatctGGCATAATGGCAGGCCACCTCATGGCCCCCTTGATAGTACTCCTATTTGCTCTACATCTCCAGAATTTCTTATTACGGTGGCAGAGCCCACTAATTGAGTCTAAGGCCGGACCCTTCATTTCACCAGCACTTTTTGAAATGAGCCTGGACAAAGTTAAAATTTTCATGAACAATATTCATCCCAATCGTGGAAAATTGATCGCTCCAAGGAGTAACCCAAGCTCACTCGCCTTTCGCCTACTCATTCTTAGTGGGGACATCCCTCTCAATCCCGGTCCCACCTACCGGTATCCCTGTGGAGCATGCTCAAAACCAGTTAAATGCAACCAGAAGGGTATTCAGTGCGACTACTGCGATGCATGGTATCACACAATATGCTGCTCAATAAGCAATGAAAGTTACAATACACTTGCTAACAGTTCTTGTTCTTGGATCTACTGTGCCTGTGATGTGGCCAATTTCTCAAAGTCATCAAGTGGTCCTGACATTCCTGAtgacaattattatttatctttATCAACATCAGTACAATCATCCGGCTCAGAATCACCCTAGCCACTAACATCCTCCCCCAGGCAAAGATCTCCTGCAtcaaataaaatgaaagaCCCCCACAAATTGAGAGTGTTAACACTGAATGCTTGTAGCTTAAAGGGTAAAGATAAACACCTTGAATTTCAAAGCCTGATTGACAACTACAAACCTGATATTGTTAATGTAAATGAGACCCACATTAATGACACTGTCTTTTCGGCTGAAATTCTGGAGAAAGGTTACACCGTTTTTCATAAGGATAGAAACGAATTTGGTGGAGGGGTACTGTCTGCTTTCTCCAACCATCTTGTGGTGACTCACGAGGAGCAAATGGATGGTAATTATGAAGGCATCTGGTCAAAGATAAATATTGCAGGAAGCAAATCACTTTTTGTTGGCTCAGTCTATAGGACCCCAGACTCAAATGTTGACCCCCTTGTAGCTCTCGATGGTGCATTATGCAAGCTGGTTAAAAATCCAATTCCAAACATCCTCATTACCGGTGACCTGAACCTGCCTAGTATATCATGGGAAGATGATAACTACGCTGTAAGACCTAATCCTACTTATGGGCTTGAAGTAAACCACAAGTTTTTGGACATTGTGAACGACCACTCACTGACTCAACATGTTATGGAGCCAACTAGAGGGGAGAACACCCTCGATCTTGTTCTCACCACTTGCCCAGAGATGGTATTAGACCTAGTGGTTGAGCCCGGCATGAGTGATCATGATCTGGTGTTATTTGATCTAAACTTGAAGCCCTCCTTCAACAAGAAAAAGCCTCGTAAAGTCTTTGTATTTAAGAAAGGTAATATGGGTGCAGTGAAAACTGACCTTAAAAAACATCTTGATAATTACTTCAACAATGAGGCCTATCATAAATTGATCAATAAAAACTATGATTTCTTTAAAACCACAATCACTGAGATCATGAAAAAACATATCccacaaaaaaacatcagtGGTAGATGGAACTTGCCATGGATCACTAGTTCCATTAAAAGGTTAATCCGAAAAAAGCAACGTCTATATAACCATGCCAAACACTGTAACAACCATGCTGCCTGGAAAAAATTTAAAGACTTGCGTAAACTCGTAAAGAAAAATCTCGCTAAGGCACACAGCGAGTATGTGTCCCAGCTCTTAACAGTCCCAGAGGGTAGTGAAACAGCGAACCATACCATAACCAAACGGTTCTGGACATACATCAAGTCCAAAAAGACCCATGATGTTGGTGTTGCTCCCCTACGCGATGATAAGGGTGAATTAGTCAGTGACAGTCTTGGTAAGGCACGTGCTCTGAGTTCACAGTTCCAGTCCGTTTTTACTCATGAAAATAATAGTTCTATACCTACACTTGGACCAAGTCCTTATCCGACTATACCGTCTACTTTAATGTCTATAGACGGTGTTATCAAACTACTTCAAAATGTTAACCCGAAGAAAGCTAATGGCCCTGATTTAATCCCCTGTAACGCACGGCTGCGTTGCTGTATTCAAGGCTGTCACATAAATATCCGGTTCGCTTCGCaaaaattaaatataaaatcGAAATATTGAACATCTGAATTGTGAAAAATCGTTTCTTAAGGAacagtaaaaaatataaacacagcAATAAATTTCCAAGGCCCAATAGTCAACTTCTCGGTGACCCAGGGCGTATTGAGAGTTAACAAGCTTAACGCcagacgccctgggtccccgaggataaaacagccaaacaaaacaagatgatGGACAAAactttgggggagggggggggggtggcgaATGCAATTGAACACGTTATTTCTtacttttttgtctttgttcTTATTCTTGCCTTTTCGAAATAATCTATTtaattattcatttatttacttatccACAATTTTTAACCTAAATTTACATAATTATACTCATATTACctattataataatttattattcattttgtttatgatattttatttatttgtctgTTAATTTATattacttttgttttttatctattttgtttgtctgtttgtttaTCTATTTATAAAAACTTTGGCCCCCATATGATCTCACTTCCCATCCAGGAGCGTTGCGTgaccgacacaaagaacggctGTGTAGGAGACTAGAAAAGCTTGCCTGTTCTAAATAATTATGGAAGATTAttaaagccagaaacttgttatttaggctcaaaatcataaaaatgggagacagccgtgcagctattttttttttctcctttacCGTTACTTAAGCTtaagtatttttattgttaagCGTTACTTAAGCTTGAAGCATGAAGGTGGGTGTGATCAATTATTTTGATATCTTGTTTGTGTCAATGTTTAGTTCTTTTTCACTCAGGTTTTGTATTTTGCCCATGCCGCTTGCTAAATTTCACTGCTTTCGTGTTTTTACAGAACCCGGGTGGTATTTTTAAACCACCAGATTAAACCTTTTATCAGTCAAAgtttatgttttgttattttttatcaatcaTACAGTACTTTACTTCTTCTACAGGTTATCTTGTGAGAGGTGATTATCAAAATGTTTACCAAGCACTTGTCATTTTTATCCAGAGCTGTAAAACCAGCTTTTGATAAGGTAATTTGTTTGTTCTTTTGAGAAAGTTTGTTACAGGTTTGGAAAGAAAAGCATATGATACAGTAAGCAGACGCATCCACAGGGAGGGTGCGCAGGGTACATGCACACCctccttggcggccaaaaaatgggtcattggctttaaggaatcttcaaacactatgctttttccatctATGATCAAtcacccccctcagccaatcctggatACGCACCTGGTAAATGATAGATTATTGGTTGTTGAAAAATTGGAGAAGGttaaattatttaattattacATTAAATTTAGATATAAAGACTTCTCCTgtaaaatgtaaaacaaaGGGAAGAATATGGTGTATGAGGGACCGACCGACCATGATATCTGACAGGTTGGAAACAAGATTTTATAAAATTAGGAAGCAGACAAAAACGTGTTACCTCAAATGTTCAGTTGGTTGGTTCCTTTAGGAGCACATATCTGTTCACAGATCCGTAGCGGGCCatgtaagattgggggggaggggggggggggggacaatacagaaacattaagaaaatattgggggcacaacCACAACCCTACTGGTTAttcccttataatttttgaaaatattggaggggcacgcATGCCCCCAGTCTAGTGCCCACAATTTCACTCCCCAAAAATGCTTTTTCAGGCTATAAAAGCTGGTTATGTCCGAAGTTTGAGTAAGCTAGCTGCCAAGCCCCCAAGCATCAGTTCTGTGACACCACTTAAGGCTGGTAGAGGAGTGGAAGTTGTCTGGGATGATGGGGAGAGAAGCATGTATGTAGCCTATTAACATATCTGTATATTCTCTCTCTGACATAAaaatcctaaggtatgactaATTAAAGCAATGGTTCTCTGAGAATCATTAGACAAAAGCTGCCTCAGCTGCGGGAACAGTAATGATCGCCATGTTTACAACACCATATTTCTTCAGTAAAAACTCTCAGAGATATTCGTGTATGCTTTACGATAAAAACGTTTTGCCTCATTGTGATAAAATGTGGATCCTTTTCTCTGATATCTGAAGAAATACTGTTCATAAAAACATGGAATGAGCCCtgccatatacagtacagcaaaATAACTGTGTTGTGGTCATATCACTTGGTCAATGGCAAGCCCAAGTTCTTGGTTTATCGTTGCTGGCTGCTTAAGGTaataaggtaattcccttgaaaaagttctacaacccagaattttttaaaacttggcataaacaatattgaagttaagggctttcaaaaaatgaaataaaaaaatgggggtacagACCTcattttcacaacagaggggcatAGAgatgacgcgtttttactgaaaaatatatttgtagcatgaaaaaatgaagcaAGCGACAACCCGTGCGAAATGGACTAGCAAAATCTACCTAGGAATATGCTATGATTTCATTCCTTGGAATTCCTCAGAAGAAAATTGCTTGTAAAGGCTAAGAATTCCTAGGATTTTCCTAGGATTGCAATATAGAAAATGAGAAAATGATAAACACTGAATCACATACAatgaaaacattaaagatTCTTTTTATTCAAAGTTTAGGTGCATCACAAACATACAGTAGCACATACACAGCCTGTGATTATTGTCTATTTGTGCAAAATCCTGGACTTTAAAAATCAGTCCCATGTATGCCAGCATAACTAATATATTAAGTATATGGAGTCCCGTTAAGAAGAGTTCTACTGTTTAAAAGGACTAAATTTCCGATTCAAGCAGTGCCAGTGCCTCGGTTACAGTACCAGCTACAGTAGAATAAGTAAAATATCTTTAGCATTATCAGATAAGAAGCTAGAAGCCTTTATTCTCGATAGGCAACATTTAAATTCGAACCTAGCACGATAGCTTGAAAAGATGAACTAGTTTCTGCATATGCAGGGTTTTACTGTGATcagaatataaaaaatatctggacAAACTTTAGGTGCAAGATTAGATTTTACTAAGCAAAATTAGGCAAGTGTGTGCTTTTAGCAACAGTTTATAAAGATATAGGCGCTTCATCATAATGTACTTCAAGAACTTAAGTATGTCAGTGAATCAATTTACAAAGTTTTAAGCTTAAAATTCGATTCTAGCGATTTACCTATTGATACATTCCTTGTACCTCAAATTTCTTTATTTCCTGGCTTTGCAACTCGAGCACATTTAGCTTTCTCTATCATATAGCCTGCAAACATAATAAAAGAAACACATTAGAAGGTGGTGAAGTCCGCTCACGAACGATGATTAtaaatagatagatagatagaaactTTATTAAAGTGTCATAAACAACCTCTAGCCGGGGATAAGACCCCTACTAATTGGGggacacaaaaaaaaagataaaattataaaaattatactgattattaaaaatttaaaattgtagATTCTTACTGATAaagctaaataaatatatatatatatatatataaatacatgTAAATTGATTGTAATCTAtatgaaattatgaaaaaaaaaaaaaaaatttgactagatttaaaaattatcatGCGGAACATAGGGCACAGCCCTTGCAATTTTCTATAAATTCGAAATCCTTTTTTCTCATAGTcactttaaaactttttaaactGTCAATTGATCTTTCTGCCCTAGGTAGGCTATTCCATAGTTTAGCCCCCATATATCTTAGGGAATGTTTCCCGTAAGTGACTGTGTTAAATCTTGGAATAACAAAATCGGACAATCTTAAATTATagttcgtgttttttttagaaaacaaatcactAATCCCAGATGGACAAAGGCCATTTTTAACTTTGTACATTAAGATGCAAATGTCTTGCAGTCTACGATTACGTAGAGTAGATAAATTAGCCTTTATTAATAGTTCGTGGTAAGTGCAATTCCAGTCTTTAAAAACAGCTCTTAAGGCACGTTCCTGTAAACGCTCAAGCTTCCTACAGTTGGTCGCAAAAATCACATGAATTATTGATCGTATCACATTATAAAGCTCAgtgcacactaacctttaACTTCAATCAATATTCTGCACATCAAATCCTTGAAATAGGTAGATTACGCGTAGAAGAGACGGGCATAAACGGCTATCTGTTTGGAGACTATTATAATGGCGTTCGTTTGACCGTTATGGCTTTGCGCCTTGGGCCCAAACTCCTCTCGGCCACTAAAGCAAAGGAGGCCCGGCACATTTTGGTTTTACGGCGGGCCCTGCTGAGCCGCCTTCTATCGTATCTGCAAAGCtggacttcttttttttattatctcaAGTAGCATTAAAACTTCTAAAAATTCTTATCAATTATCACCCTCTTCAAATCCTTCTTTTCAATGCAGTACTAATTCTGAAAAAAGCACACCACATTATATATCACGtttcttattgttgtagtATAGCTCACAATAGATGGTGTGGTAGTATGGTGAGGCCTGTTCTGGTGATGAAaatgttctattattatttcgTAAGAAATAGTTACTAAATTACAGAATGCTTCAAATCTTCTTCTTTAGGATTCCTAAGATTTCCAATCCAAATTCTTCCGATTTTCTGGTTTCGCTTATGCTAGGAAATCCTTGGAATTTTTAGGGCTtttacatacctgtcaactctcccgcataaggcgggagtctcaagattttagaccccttctcccgctctcccgcgttgagcaccaaatctcctgcctttagcaatttttatcgcttccgaaaaattattctatagaaaattgtcattttgcctattttctattattgaaaatatttgaaacaataattccttCGCGTAGCACAGTTAATataacaccctcgtgagatcaagtggatttgttcgtgagAACTTTCTATAATGACTTGCTATAACACCTGCAAGGCTAAACCCACCCCtttcccccccaaaaaatataccccacccctcccccccagaatattctcaagccttgagattttcagaggttgacaggtatgctttTAGGAAGTTTGATTATTCTGTTCACACCTTTAGAGATCGAACTTAGGAAATCTAAGGCAATTCCTAGGAAAAAATAGGAATTCCTAAAAACCTTAGGAATCTATCTTGCATGGGAATGTAAATAAAAGGGAACACCATTTATGTAAGGTCAAACGTCGAACATATTTCAGTAGAAAAAAGAGAACGTAAATAGGTGAATGGTAATAAGCTTGATGAACACCACCACATTTTTATAAACGGGGAACCTCACTCCCATACTGTTAATCAAACTTTAATCACATATAAAACAATTATCACTTAAAAAGTGGTAATTAcaaaatatgatttttttcacaCCAATTTTGCACTATACTCAATCAACTGATTTTGTTTCACATGTATTTCACACTATGCAATCAAGTGGTTTGAGTTTTACACCAATTTCACACTGGTGTGAAATAGTTGGGAAAAAATTTCACACTAACAAAAATTTCACACCTTTTTTTCACACACAACTTCACACCATCTCTCCTTTCATACAAACTTCACACTATTTTTCACATCCTATCACCCAGTAGTGCAGTGGATTTTGGTCTGATGGGTAAGACTTGACCCGTTTATTGTTTTGAATTGTTAAGTTTCTTGTCTTCTTAGATTCCACAGTAGCTGGCTACGAATGAACTGCTCCTGTGGTAAATGCATGCAGGCCGCCAGTGGACAAAGGACCATCTCACTAAAATACATCCCAGAGCATATTTTACTGGAAGCATTGGACATTTCTGGTAATGTATTTCTCAGCATACCAAaatcacaacaacaacaacaacaatttttGTCATCAGGTGGCAAAGAggataggtatcatatggaaaaggatataaataGTATTTACCATACAGAGACATGCTTCCTAAAAGGGTATGGTTTTTACcttctctgtcctaaacaggtaCATGCCATTTTATTATCATATTTTATTGTATCGTATTGTATCATAAGACAAGGTAGGACATATGTAGTTTTTGTCTAAGGGACACTTTTACAGTAAAGAGTGTTTTAGTGTTAATTTGGCAATCCCAAAACAGTCAAAATCTAGCAGAAAATTAAAACTATCCAAGTTTATTAAATTACCTTCGATCTTTCAGATGAATACAATGCTGTGGTTTGAACAACTCACAACAAGCGAAAAGGATCGGAAATAgtacatttttggaacaggcTGTACTTTTACTTAAACCTTGAAATTTCATAAATAAACTCACTAGATCCTTTGCATAAAATCCCTTTTATAGATAATTGGCTCATTTCTATTTATTGTACAAAGTAGTCAGGAAGATtttacaatgttttttttcaccctttttatattttattaaactttCTTGGGAGAAGGGTGTCGGCCACACAGGTGTTTGGTCTGCAGGGGATGAAtacttccccctcccctcccccctcgggGTATCAAAGAGTCTTTGTCAACTGCCAGTTTTGTTATCGTAGCATTCTTACCATAATAGTCGATTAAACATCATAATAAATTCTATTGTTTCAGCTGATTCCAAGGAGATTTCTATTAGATGGAAGGATGAGAACCACAACAGCACATTCCCATTACGATGGCTTAAAGAGCACTCGTACTCCGACAAAGATATTGCTATGCAAGGACTAGAAAGGAAACCCTTGCCATACCAAGGGGTCAGTAGCTGTTATCTTGTGTCTGTGtaatacataaaaaaacttttaagtGAATCAAGAGTGAGAGTTTGCTCTTACACCTCTGCTTACATATTTAACATGTATTAGTGACAAACTCATGAGagatggatggatgggggGGAGTACTCGTGATGGCTGGCATCAATCTTGGCATACATGCATTCCTTGCCCTTTTGGAAAAGATAATAGATTAAAAACCGTTTATATTTCACATTGTATCTGCACACATCCTACCCAGTGAAACCTCTCTAGGGAACGGTTAAACAATATCGGTTGATATTTCAGTGAACTTGTTGTAAATGATCTTTTAACTCATGATACCTGAATTTGTTTTAGGAGGGATCTCCTAGCATGGAGTACAGAGAAATGTCAGATTCTGATGAAGGCTTGCTGAAGTAAGACATCTTCTTTTTCCAGTGTCTGTTTTAACTTTGGGGCTCTCCATAAAAGTAGATGCGGGTGATCGTCCTATCCTTTAGGGTATTAAATTCTTCTAATTATACTTCTATTCCTTACAGGATGTTCAAAACCCTTAGTTATCCTAATTACAACTGATCATGAAAGTACTCAGAAAAAGATGTGATTGATGGTGGCgtcatatttgtttttagtgCTTAGAGTTAAAAATTGCTTGGGCCACACCTAAGTGTGCTATTTTTAGTggtaagaattgctgttgaccacacctaaAGTTTACCCTTGGGATTCAAATTTATTTGAGTAGCTATGACGGCACCTCCATCCCTCCCCCTGTGCTGTACTAATAGAGGCTTTTAATAATGCTCACTGGTCTTAACTTATTCTACTATCCTATTAATTGAATTCCTTGTTTGTGCCAGATATTTGAGGCATTTAAATGAGTATGGCATTTCAGTGCTGACAGGTGTACCTAAAAATGTCCATGTTACACAGGCAAGTTTACCAGAGCCAGCATTGTAGGGAAAAGCAGGAGCCTCTGGATCCAGCAATGTTGTGTtgtcaggcccgtagccagttgttgtgtgtgtgtgtatgggggggggggggggagcttgCAGTtgtactcaattttccttcattaaAGCGGACCTTCCAGTGGAGTGGGGGGTTCTCCCactggctacaggcctggttctattttttttacaacacaTGCAAGCTGTATAAATTATGCATTAGATATTAAGTGTTACCCCAAATAAAAGTCTATCTATCTAAAAGTCTATCTATGATGCTTTGAATTGGATTTTTTAGAAATAATATGTTTCTTAGCTGTGATCTctcagataattttttttcaacaatgctgctgttttttttttttttttttttttgcacagtGCTTTAACTCACTCTTAATCAAAGTTGTTCTCTGTTTAGGTGGCGAGAAAATTTGGACCTGTATTAGAAACCATCTATGGAAGGGTAAAGTATAGAATATCAAacttgaagttttttttatatttcgaTAAGATTGTCCCAAATTGTGATTGAAccttacctttttttaaaaataacccAGGTCACCTAAGCCTGATTCTGATCAATAATGGGCAAATGATGGTCCATTTAAATCTTGAACATTTGATGCAAAGTATATGTTTTTGATAATTAACAGTTTTGTGGACACAATAAGTTTGTGAAGGGATCAAGGTTTTTGGTCCCtttttataataacaataGGACAACATAAAACAAGCAAGTATTTGGAAGAAACAGACCCACCTAATGGCTACTTGTGAAGTTAGACATATATATGAGCCCATAACACAATGCATTGAAATATGTAGGGCTTTTTGTTAAACACCCctagaaaagaaaattgtGACTATACAGTTCCTTGCTCCTAGGCGAACTTAAACTTCTACCCTGTTTCTATTTAAGGATTTTCAAGTTATCAGCCAGCCAAATCCAATCAACATTGCCTATTCAGACGTGAATCTCCCTTTCCATGTTGATCTGGCATACTATCAATCTCCTCCCGGCCTGCAGCTTTTACATTGTGTCAGGTCTGTCTTTTCAGTATctgttatttttatgttatgcAGTGGTGTGGCAAGGTGGAGGGGGCCccaaaggccctttcaagccattttctcctgtgttttagataatgcctcatacatttactgtatttttggctccTAGAAGGTAGACGGGCCCTGGGCCACCCTGTGGGTACGCCCCTGTCATGGGCCATGTCGCTAGTACATTATGTTAGTTTATTTCAAGTGaccatcatggtctcttgtttgTGTACATTATGTTAGTTTATAATGACAAACAGTCGGGATAGGAGTTCTAGAATATGG
The sequence above is a segment of the Nematostella vectensis chromosome 2, jaNemVect1.1, whole genome shotgun sequence genome. Coding sequences within it:
- the LOC5508786 gene encoding gamma-butyrobetaine dioxygenase isoform X1; protein product: MFTKHLSFLSRAVKPAFDKAIKAGYVRSLSKLAAKPPSISSVTPLKAGRGVEVVWDDGERSIFHSSWLRMNCSCGKCMQAASGQRTISLKYIPEHILLEALDISADSKEISIRWKDENHNSTFPLRWLKEHSYSDKDIAMQGLERKPLPYQGEGSPSMEYREMSDSDEGLLKYLRHLNEYGISVLTGVPKNVHVTQVARKFGPVLETIYGRDFQVISQPNPINIAYSDVNLPFHVDLAYYQSPPGLQLLHCVRFDKQVVGGESIFLDLFAVAEEFRKTNPQEFNTFLRVPATFQKIHFEREYPVYMKYQRPHIVLNHRDEIVAVTWSPAFEGPLFAREEDVEPYYEAYRKFDKAVNKSPLKLKLKLNEGDLVTFNNIRMLHGRKAFQLNDGVRQLDGCYVNIDEFRNKLDVLSQTVGDGRLSKRVGNGCFF
- the LOC5508786 gene encoding gamma-butyrobetaine dioxygenase isoform X3, which produces MNCSCGKCMQAASGQRTISLKYIPEHILLEALDISADSKEISIRWKDENHNSTFPLRWLKEHSYSDKDIAMQGLERKPLPYQGEGSPSMEYREMSDSDEGLLKYLRHLNEYGISVLTGVPKNVHVTQVARKFGPVLETIYGRDFQVISQPNPINIAYSDVNLPFHVDLAYYQSPPGLQLLHCVRFDKQVVGGESIFLDLFAVAEEFRKTNPQEFNTFLRVPATFQKIHFEREYPVYMKYQRPHIVLNHRDEIVAVTWSPAFEGPLFAREEDVEPYYEAYRKFDKAVNKSPLKLKLKLNEGDLVTFNNIRMLHGRKAFQLNDGVRQLDGCYVNIDEFRNKLDVLSQTVGDGRLSKRVGNGCFF
- the LOC5508786 gene encoding gamma-butyrobetaine dioxygenase isoform X2, with protein sequence MLFPSMINHPPQPILDTHLAIKAGYVRSLSKLAAKPPSISSVTPLKAGRGVEVVWDDGERSIFHSSWLRMNCSCGKCMQAASGQRTISLKYIPEHILLEALDISADSKEISIRWKDENHNSTFPLRWLKEHSYSDKDIAMQGLERKPLPYQGEGSPSMEYREMSDSDEGLLKYLRHLNEYGISVLTGVPKNVHVTQVARKFGPVLETIYGRDFQVISQPNPINIAYSDVNLPFHVDLAYYQSPPGLQLLHCVRFDKQVVGGESIFLDLFAVAEEFRKTNPQEFNTFLRVPATFQKIHFEREYPVYMKYQRPHIVLNHRDEIVAVTWSPAFEGPLFAREEDVEPYYEAYRKFDKAVNKSPLKLKLKLNEGDLVTFNNIRMLHGRKAFQLNDGVRQLDGCYVNIDEFRNKLDVLSQTVGDGRLSKRVGNGCFF
- the LOC125560926 gene encoding uncharacterized protein LOC125560926, encoding MKDPHKLRVLTLNACSLKGKDKHLEFQSLIDNYKPDIVNVNETHINDTVFSAEILEKGYTVFHKDRNEFGGGVLSAFSNHLVVTHEEQMDGNYEGIWSKINIAGSKSLFVGSVYRTPDSNVDPLVALDGALCKLVKNPIPNILITGDLNLPSISWEDDNYAVRPNPTYGLEVNHKFLDIVNDHSLTQHVMEPTRGENTLDLVLTTCPEMVLDLVVEPGMSDHDLVLFDLNLKPSFNKKKPRKVFVFKKGNMGAVKTDLKKHLDNYFNNEAYHKLINKNYDFFKTTITEIMKKHIPQKNISGRWNLPWITSSIKRLIRKKQRLYNHAKHCNNHAAWKKFKDLRKLVKKNLAKAHSEYVSQLLTVPEGSETANHTITKRFWTYIKSKKTHDVGVAPLRDDKGELVSDSLGKARALSSQFQSVFTHENNSSIPTLGPSPYPTIPSTLMSIDGVIKLLQNVNPKKANGPDLIPCNARLRCCIQGCHINIRFASQKLNIKSKY